A DNA window from Candidatus Eisenbacteria bacterium contains the following coding sequences:
- a CDS encoding homocysteine S-methyltransferase family protein, with protein sequence MTLSQVEARLRRGEIILLDGAMGTELERLGVPTALPLWSAQAVLDAPERVREVHEAYAEAGADVLTAATFRTTPRSVAKAGLKGDPAAEAEELTARAVTLAREARTRAASGRDVAIAGALAPLEDCYRHELVPDDAALEREHHDQAARLARAGADLILIETMGTIREAVAASRAALATGLPVLTSFMARSASEIGGGESLAAGVAAVVALDVDAVLVNCVPATIATGCLEVMSRITRSPIGCYPNAGSPDLGRGTWCFDPEMTPERFAEHAAAWVGLGAQIVGGCCGTGPAHIRALRAALPPVLVE encoded by the coding sequence ATGACGTTGAGCCAGGTCGAGGCGCGGCTCCGGCGCGGAGAGATCATCCTGCTCGACGGCGCGATGGGGACCGAGCTGGAACGCCTTGGCGTTCCGACGGCGCTTCCTCTGTGGAGCGCCCAGGCCGTGCTCGACGCGCCGGAACGGGTGCGCGAGGTGCACGAGGCGTACGCGGAGGCCGGAGCGGACGTCCTGACCGCCGCCACGTTCCGCACCACGCCGCGCTCGGTCGCCAAGGCCGGGTTGAAGGGTGATCCTGCCGCGGAGGCCGAGGAACTGACGGCCCGCGCCGTGACGCTCGCGCGCGAGGCGCGGACACGCGCGGCGTCGGGCCGGGATGTGGCGATCGCGGGAGCGCTCGCGCCGCTCGAGGACTGCTACCGGCACGAGCTGGTTCCCGATGATGCTGCTCTGGAGCGGGAGCACCACGACCAGGCCGCGCGCCTCGCGCGGGCCGGCGCCGACCTCATCCTGATCGAGACGATGGGCACGATCCGCGAGGCCGTCGCCGCCTCGCGCGCCGCGCTCGCGACCGGACTCCCGGTCCTCACGAGCTTCATGGCGAGGAGCGCGTCCGAGATCGGAGGCGGGGAGTCGCTCGCGGCCGGCGTGGCCGCCGTGGTCGCGCTCGACGTGGACGCGGTGCTCGTGAACTGCGTTCCCGCCACGATCGCGACGGGATGCCTCGAAGTGATGTCGCGGATCACGCGCTCCCCGATCGGCTGCTACCCCAACGCGGGCTCGCCGGACCTGGGTCGCGGAACCTGGTGCTTCGATCCGGAGATGACGCCGGAGCGATTCGCGGAGCACGCGGCCGCGTGGGTCGGATTGGGGGCGCAGATCGTCGGCGGATGCTGCGGCACCGGTCCCGCGCACATCCGCGCGCTTCGCGCCGCGCTTCCTCCGGTGCTGGTCGAGTGA